The following are from one region of the Pocillopora verrucosa isolate sample1 chromosome 3, ASM3666991v2, whole genome shotgun sequence genome:
- the LOC131798542 gene encoding adenosine receptor A1-like isoform X2, translated as MNNSSISTQRNEKEPNMKLSELMAWSSAYGFVDVVILVGNVLTLTVFSTNKKLLRMRANYFLINLALADMMVGTFAIPMYLYHLIAAWEKGHSVWMQYSYKIYKVVDVFVGCASIFTLTVIALERAFSVCLPHVHRHVRNNSYYGLLGLIWLLSILVSCLRFLFEEKLLSLPFFFYFMLVSFAVALSIICVSYVVIWFKMKFRFARRDSVHKRSGEHDKRLAVILSTVTVVFVLTWMPFQVINIVTFFCMSCQKMPNEIAYFAKFLHYGNSCVNPIIYSFLVPEFRKTVVKICSKIRA; from the coding sequence ATGAACAACTCCTCCATCTCCACTCAGAGAAATGAGAAAGAACCAAACATGAAGTTATCAGAATTAATGGCGTGGAGTTCTGCGTATGGATTTGTCGATGTTGTCATCCTTGTTGGCAATGTCCTTACCCTCACCGTTTTTTCTACAAACAAGAAGCTTCTTCGCATGCGTGCAAATTACTTCCTGATAAATCTGGCACTAGCGGATATGATGGTTGGTACGTTCGCTATACCCATGTACCTTTACCACTTAATTGCGGCATGGGAAAAGGGTCACAGCGTTTGGATGCAATATAGTTACAAGATTTACAAGGTGGTCGATGTTTTTGTTGGCTGCGCCTCCATATTTACCCTCACTGTTATAGCCTTGGAGCGAGCATTCTCAGTTTGTTTGCCTCATGTTCATCGTCACGTCAGAAACAACAGCTACTATGGACTTCTTGGCCTAATATGGCTGTTGTCTATTCTGGTCTCTTGTTTGCGATTCCTTTTTGAGGAAAAACTCCTCTCACTGCCGTTTTTTTTCTACTTCATGTTGGTTTCCTTTGCCGTCGCCCTCTCGATAATTTGCGTATCTTATGTGGTAATATggttcaaaatgaaatttcgttTCGCCAGGAGAGACAGCGTACATAAGCGGTCCGGTGAACATGACAAACGACTCGCTGTAATACTGTCTACAGTAACTGTTGTGTTTGTTCTCACCTGGATGCCATTTCAAGTCATAAACATTGTAACATTTTTCTGCATGTCTTGCCAGAAAATGCCCAACGAGATCGCTtactttgcaaagtttttgcacTATGGCAACTCGTGCGTCAATCCTATTAT
- the LOC131798542 gene encoding adenosine receptor A1-like isoform X1, whose product MLRKDNIRQPVRFVYKTRFIKMNNSSISTQRNEKEPNMKLSELMAWSSAYGFVDVVILVGNVLTLTVFSTNKKLLRMRANYFLINLALADMMVGTFAIPMYLYHLIAAWEKGHSVWMQYSYKIYKVVDVFVGCASIFTLTVIALERAFSVCLPHVHRHVRNNSYYGLLGLIWLLSILVSCLRFLFEEKLLSLPFFFYFMLVSFAVALSIICVSYVVIWFKMKFRFARRDSVHKRSGEHDKRLAVILSTVTVVFVLTWMPFQVINIVTFFCMSCQKMPNEIAYFAKFLHYGNSCVNPIIYSFLVPEFRKTVVKICSKIRA is encoded by the exons ATGCTCCGAAAGGATAATATTCGACAGCCAGTCAGG TTCGTCTACAAAACGAGGTTCATCAAAATGAACAACTCCTCCATCTCCACTCAGAGAAATGAGAAAGAACCAAACATGAAGTTATCAGAATTAATGGCGTGGAGTTCTGCGTATGGATTTGTCGATGTTGTCATCCTTGTTGGCAATGTCCTTACCCTCACCGTTTTTTCTACAAACAAGAAGCTTCTTCGCATGCGTGCAAATTACTTCCTGATAAATCTGGCACTAGCGGATATGATGGTTGGTACGTTCGCTATACCCATGTACCTTTACCACTTAATTGCGGCATGGGAAAAGGGTCACAGCGTTTGGATGCAATATAGTTACAAGATTTACAAGGTGGTCGATGTTTTTGTTGGCTGCGCCTCCATATTTACCCTCACTGTTATAGCCTTGGAGCGAGCATTCTCAGTTTGTTTGCCTCATGTTCATCGTCACGTCAGAAACAACAGCTACTATGGACTTCTTGGCCTAATATGGCTGTTGTCTATTCTGGTCTCTTGTTTGCGATTCCTTTTTGAGGAAAAACTCCTCTCACTGCCGTTTTTTTTCTACTTCATGTTGGTTTCCTTTGCCGTCGCCCTCTCGATAATTTGCGTATCTTATGTGGTAATATggttcaaaatgaaatttcgttTCGCCAGGAGAGACAGCGTACATAAGCGGTCCGGTGAACATGACAAACGACTCGCTGTAATACTGTCTACAGTAACTGTTGTGTTTGTTCTCACCTGGATGCCATTTCAAGTCATAAACATTGTAACATTTTTCTGCATGTCTTGCCAGAAAATGCCCAACGAGATCGCTtactttgcaaagtttttgcacTATGGCAACTCGTGCGTCAATCCTATTAT